The Fulvivirga ligni genome window below encodes:
- a CDS encoding histidine kinase, with product MADKIQNIEDIINHFAISLMAQKSEKEVLWDLVKNCISKLGLEDCVIYILDEERQVLVQRAAYGAKNPYGEMIVSPIEIPVGKGVVGAVAKSGKAEIVNDTTLDNRYIKDDELRYSEIAVPIVLNSKVIGIIDSEHSSKGFYTGWHLKVFTLIANLSANKIMYVRAEKQLKEEEKQYLELKNQLSTYRLQSLQAQLNPHFVFNSLNAIQHFISAKQSDLSLKYLSFFAKFMRLSLKAIPDDDIDLSAEIDLVKYYMELEKLRFGDKFNYNIHIQPSLNLKLLRSPVILIQPFVEHVVANIVVKDLKHTEVLISISSENDYIECEIGYNGISNSIGHEREWESANNNSKPWIGIYDRIKMLNAMFRANLQIEYGEATLKMIIPIWLMAD from the coding sequence TTGGCGGATAAAATTCAAAACATTGAGGACATAATCAATCACTTTGCTATTTCGTTAATGGCGCAAAAGTCTGAAAAAGAGGTGCTTTGGGATTTGGTTAAAAATTGTATCTCTAAGCTCGGGTTAGAGGATTGTGTGATTTACATTTTAGATGAAGAAAGGCAGGTCTTGGTGCAGAGAGCGGCTTATGGTGCTAAGAATCCATACGGGGAAATGATTGTTTCACCCATAGAAATACCTGTAGGAAAAGGAGTGGTTGGGGCTGTGGCTAAAAGCGGCAAGGCAGAGATAGTGAATGATACCACCCTGGACAATAGATACATAAAAGATGATGAGCTCCGCTACTCGGAAATTGCGGTGCCTATTGTTTTGAATAGCAAGGTGATTGGTATCATTGATTCAGAGCACTCTTCTAAAGGATTTTATACCGGTTGGCATTTAAAAGTGTTTACGCTTATAGCGAATCTTTCTGCTAACAAAATAATGTACGTAAGGGCGGAAAAGCAGCTCAAAGAGGAGGAAAAGCAATACTTAGAACTTAAAAATCAGCTGTCCACTTATAGATTGCAGTCATTGCAGGCTCAGCTCAATCCGCATTTTGTTTTTAATTCATTGAATGCCATACAGCATTTTATTTCGGCGAAGCAATCGGACTTGTCGCTGAAGTATTTGTCGTTCTTTGCCAAATTTATGCGACTCTCACTGAAGGCCATACCAGATGATGATATCGATCTATCGGCAGAAATAGATCTGGTTAAATATTATATGGAGCTGGAAAAACTGAGGTTTGGTGATAAGTTTAATTATAATATTCATATACAACCTTCATTAAATTTAAAGCTGTTACGCTCGCCGGTTATCCTTATTCAGCCATTTGTGGAACATGTGGTGGCAAACATTGTGGTAAAAGATTTAAAGCATACTGAGGTGCTGATATCAATATCATCTGAAAATGATTATATTGAATGTGAAATTGGCTATAATGGTATTTCAAATTCCATAGGCCATGAGCGAGAGTGGGAAAGTGCAAATAATAACTCTAAACCCTGGATTGGAATATACGACCGCATCAAAATGCTCAATGCTATGTTTCGGGCAAACCTTCAAATAGAGTATGGTGAGGCCACTCTTAAAATGATTATTCCCATCTGGCTAATGGCCGATTAA
- a CDS encoding sensor histidine kinase → MKTLNHIWNTVSALGTSPDHPDHLNRKLILGNRISFIAGVSLFPIAFFYLDVLPQFLGYSLGSMFCFMLLVFNYFGYITVGRIIFMMGAPLLSAVNGAFLPDSIRDAQRLIMMSGITVPLVLFGITEKKWMIFGIVFTALCMIAYDYMPRSEEFIIQMDHPGLDPTVVLLIGAFVSFIIFISTFVYLQKLNLSAEEKLKSLLEKSQKQQHKIERQNEQLEHHNRELSIRALSAQMNPHFLYNSLNSIQHFLTINDKTSSLNYLSKFGRLIRKFVDYADKGFIPLSDELALLNHYLELESLRFGAAFKYYVEVDEDLLLYNIEVPLLLIQTHVENAILHGLMQKEGDRKVHITFKKDHSLLLCEVVDNGIGRERSKMINMKKTGYHISKGIQNSRERMKLMYPDLDNLLIIDDLYDDHGESSGTRVTIKIPFETI, encoded by the coding sequence TTGAAAACTTTAAACCACATCTGGAATACCGTTAGTGCGTTGGGCACTTCCCCTGATCATCCGGATCATCTCAACAGAAAGCTGATTTTGGGTAACAGAATTTCTTTTATTGCCGGAGTATCATTGTTTCCAATTGCCTTTTTCTATTTGGATGTGCTACCCCAATTTCTGGGCTATTCCCTCGGAAGCATGTTTTGCTTTATGCTGCTGGTATTCAACTATTTCGGTTATATAACCGTGGGCAGGATAATCTTTATGATGGGTGCACCTTTGTTAAGTGCGGTAAACGGAGCTTTCCTTCCAGATTCTATTAGAGATGCTCAGCGGCTGATTATGATGTCAGGAATCACAGTGCCCTTGGTGCTCTTCGGAATAACAGAAAAGAAGTGGATGATCTTCGGTATAGTGTTTACAGCGCTATGCATGATTGCCTATGACTACATGCCCAGATCAGAGGAGTTCATCATACAGATGGATCATCCTGGTTTAGATCCTACCGTGGTACTACTCATAGGGGCATTCGTAAGCTTTATAATCTTTATATCTACTTTTGTCTACCTTCAAAAGCTTAACCTAAGTGCTGAAGAAAAACTAAAAAGTCTGCTTGAGAAGTCTCAGAAGCAACAGCACAAGATAGAGCGTCAGAACGAGCAGCTTGAACATCATAACAGGGAGTTGAGCATCAGAGCATTAAGCGCTCAAATGAACCCTCACTTTCTCTATAATTCACTCAATTCCATTCAGCATTTTCTCACCATAAATGATAAGACCTCATCGTTAAACTATCTCTCAAAATTCGGTAGGCTGATCAGAAAATTTGTGGACTATGCTGACAAAGGCTTTATTCCATTAAGTGATGAATTGGCTCTGTTAAATCATTATCTGGAGCTGGAAAGTTTACGATTTGGAGCTGCCTTCAAATACTATGTGGAGGTAGATGAAGACTTATTGCTCTATAATATTGAAGTTCCTCTACTTCTTATTCAGACCCATGTAGAGAACGCCATTCTTCATGGATTAATGCAGAAGGAAGGGGATAGGAAAGTTCATATCACATTTAAGAAAGATCATAGTCTTCTCTTGTGCGAAGTGGTGGATAATGGCATAGGCCGGGAAAGATCTAAAATGATCAATATGAAAAAGACAGGGTACCACATATCTAAAGGCATTCAGAACTCTCGTGAGCGCATGAAGTTGATGTATCCTGATCTGGATAACTTGCTGATTATTGATGATTTATATGATGATCATGGAGAATCTAGCGGTACCAGAGTGACAATAAAAATTCCTTTTGAAACCATCTAA
- a CDS encoding LytR/AlgR family response regulator transcription factor, giving the protein MLKTIIVEDEPHGRETLKNLLTEYCEDVTIAALCGTVVEGIEAIDKEQPDLVFLDIELHTGNGFEVLEQVKKLNFEVVFTTAYEDYAIKAIKFSALDYLLKPIDISELKEAVEKTRERRKEMDYNKNLHNLVSNIKGFEQKRISLSTMEGVEFIKTEDIIRLEANGSYTNFFLVGGRKLVVSKNLKEYENLLSDHDFYRTHYSTLINLRQVDRYLKQDGGCVVLKDGSQAPVSQKRKELFFEAMKMAT; this is encoded by the coding sequence ATGTTAAAGACAATTATCGTTGAAGATGAGCCGCATGGAAGGGAAACCCTAAAGAATTTACTCACTGAGTATTGTGAAGATGTGACTATAGCCGCTCTGTGCGGAACGGTCGTGGAGGGCATAGAAGCCATAGACAAAGAGCAACCTGACCTGGTTTTTTTGGATATAGAGCTGCATACAGGAAATGGTTTTGAAGTGCTGGAGCAGGTAAAGAAGCTGAACTTTGAAGTGGTTTTTACTACAGCCTATGAGGATTATGCCATTAAGGCCATCAAGTTCAGTGCTCTGGATTATCTGCTCAAGCCCATAGATATTAGTGAGCTTAAAGAGGCTGTGGAGAAAACCAGAGAGAGAAGGAAAGAGATGGATTACAATAAGAACCTGCATAATCTTGTGAGTAATATCAAAGGGTTTGAGCAAAAGAGAATTTCTCTTTCTACCATGGAGGGAGTTGAATTTATAAAAACTGAAGATATAATACGGCTGGAGGCCAATGGTTCATACACTAACTTTTTTCTGGTGGGAGGGCGAAAACTGGTGGTAAGTAAAAACCTGAAAGAGTATGAAAATCTCTTGTCTGATCATGATTTTTACCGCACGCATTATAGCACACTCATCAATCTGAGACAAGTGGATCGGTACCTGAAACAGGATGGAGGTTGCGTAGTGCTAAAAGATGGCTCACAGGCACCAGTTTCTCAAAAGCGCAAGGAGCTATTTTTTGAAGCTATGAAAATGGCTACCTAA
- a CDS encoding PAS domain-containing protein, producing MRTENRNSLVSLSEIETLLNISPFPVISFNTATFQIDQVNRPAIIKYGYSEPEFCSMSIDGIFSQTDNIKYIDWIQINPPNRGSIWNHVKKNGQTFYAKVQGEKYLDNNQEHILIMIHDITSDLHQKAEIRGYKRIFDAITDINQVLSTNISEIDALNQSFEVLGKTLQIDRIYYFESLNDYESLEDWEGEKKIEWTAKFTPALSVNYLTYQHFPDLMDNIAENRQFGMITSELPNNNLRAYLHSQRIMSIVLLPIFIKDKLNGFIGIDDCELERKWSKSDILFIENFVASVTRVIEVHSVLQKVKHSEHKFRSLVQEGLDLIAVIDADGNYSYISPSSVAVLGYDPEKLYSQNVFNYIHPEDVSRIRRCLAKALTERIVTIPPYRFKDAHGEWHWLITKLSNLLNDPIVNGIVTTSHDITKDIYQADELQLANERYRLIAKASKDHIYDWNLELGMTQRWGESLHTLFGYEDDEVQDSDFWKDKVHPEDQERIYTTLNRALENDSVDQCSEQYRFRKADGSYAIVSDSGHIVRDSKGKATRLIGSVRDISSLVIEKEEEQLMLSLSNSIGQPGSLEIRLYASLSILLQRAHIDAAEAWITSIDNRQINMVSFALKNDSDISFYHGSQKHTSFSYGVGMPGYLWKEKETVIWKNIDKNKDFIRWQSAKNANFKTTLGVPIIYNDQFLGSFLLHSKSKSEDLIYLKDVLQHVGSQIGAVLKHKITEDVFNNFFHISSDLLSIIGFDGNLKKLNKSYSKILGYSEEELLNTPFERLVHPDDQSIFADFLEKNIEQHKTVHKELRIIGKDNKVQWFHCTSQFKKEERVIFMVAKDITDQKKVEINLRQANDRLQTAQNIAKLGYWSRKLTDDVAEWSDETYAIFGYQPHEFVPNMENIKKTFHPDDRHMLDGLPSTEHFFTNRIITKNNELKWVKQHFDLKKDDHGVPYLIEGTVQDITEQMEHEKQLEISNERFELAMQASNEIIWDWDHKTNVITRSANYENQFGYKSKELNHLENSWFSLILEGETEDVWSSISTALENPQATFWTKEYKILTATNETAYVVDRCHILRDENGKPVRTVGAVLDITASKKQLSEIRKQNNALKSIAWMQSHRTRAPLARILGIMNLIEMETEVPPNIKNLLDHMLTSANDLDEVIKKILKQTDI from the coding sequence ATGAGGACAGAAAACAGAAATTCACTAGTTAGCCTTAGTGAAATTGAAACTTTATTAAACATTTCACCATTTCCGGTGATATCTTTTAATACAGCTACATTTCAAATTGATCAGGTAAACAGACCTGCGATCATAAAATACGGTTACTCAGAGCCTGAGTTCTGCTCCATGAGCATCGATGGAATATTCTCTCAAACAGATAACATCAAATACATCGATTGGATCCAGATCAACCCTCCAAACAGAGGCTCCATATGGAACCATGTAAAAAAAAACGGACAAACTTTCTACGCTAAAGTACAGGGCGAAAAATACTTAGATAATAATCAGGAGCACATTCTGATTATGATCCATGACATTACCTCAGACCTGCATCAAAAAGCCGAAATTAGAGGATATAAGCGTATTTTTGACGCCATTACAGACATCAATCAAGTGCTCAGCACTAATATCAGTGAAATTGATGCCCTCAATCAAAGTTTTGAAGTATTAGGCAAAACCCTACAAATAGATCGTATCTACTATTTTGAGAGCCTGAATGACTACGAGTCTTTAGAGGACTGGGAAGGAGAAAAGAAGATAGAATGGACGGCCAAATTCACCCCTGCTCTTTCAGTCAATTATTTGACCTATCAGCATTTCCCTGATTTGATGGACAATATTGCTGAAAACCGTCAGTTCGGCATGATCACCTCAGAACTTCCTAATAACAATTTGAGGGCCTATCTCCATTCTCAAAGAATTATGTCTATAGTATTGCTCCCTATCTTTATTAAAGACAAGCTTAATGGATTTATAGGCATTGATGACTGCGAACTGGAAAGAAAGTGGAGCAAGAGCGATATATTATTCATCGAAAATTTTGTAGCCTCTGTAACACGTGTAATTGAGGTGCATTCCGTGCTTCAAAAAGTAAAGCACAGTGAGCATAAGTTTAGATCTTTGGTGCAGGAAGGTCTGGACTTAATTGCTGTGATTGATGCTGACGGAAACTACTCGTACATCAGTCCTTCATCAGTTGCGGTGCTTGGTTATGATCCGGAAAAGCTATACTCACAGAATGTATTTAACTATATTCATCCTGAGGACGTTTCGCGTATTAGAAGATGTCTGGCTAAGGCATTGACCGAACGCATAGTCACCATTCCCCCCTACCGATTTAAGGACGCACATGGCGAATGGCATTGGCTCATTACCAAACTGTCTAACCTGCTTAATGATCCCATTGTAAATGGTATTGTCACCACTTCACATGACATCACCAAAGACATATATCAGGCTGATGAATTACAACTTGCCAATGAGAGGTATAGGCTAATAGCCAAGGCCAGTAAAGATCATATTTATGACTGGAACCTGGAATTAGGCATGACCCAAAGATGGGGCGAATCACTCCATACTCTTTTCGGATACGAGGATGATGAAGTTCAGGATAGTGACTTTTGGAAAGACAAGGTACACCCTGAGGATCAGGAAAGAATTTACACTACGCTAAATAGAGCACTGGAAAATGATAGCGTAGATCAATGCTCAGAGCAATACCGCTTTAGAAAAGCTGACGGCAGCTATGCTATAGTAAGTGATTCGGGACATATTGTTCGAGATAGTAAAGGAAAAGCTACCAGACTTATCGGCTCTGTTAGAGATATTAGTTCTCTGGTCATTGAAAAAGAGGAAGAGCAACTTATGCTATCACTATCTAATTCCATTGGCCAGCCCGGTTCATTGGAAATCAGGTTATACGCATCGTTAAGCATACTTCTCCAACGCGCACATATAGATGCTGCAGAAGCTTGGATCACTTCCATTGACAACAGGCAGATTAATATGGTAAGTTTTGCTTTAAAGAATGACAGTGACATCAGTTTCTATCACGGCTCACAAAAACACACTTCATTTAGCTATGGAGTAGGCATGCCTGGTTATTTATGGAAAGAAAAAGAGACCGTAATCTGGAAGAATATCGATAAGAACAAAGACTTTATTCGCTGGCAATCAGCCAAAAATGCAAATTTTAAGACCACTTTAGGTGTACCTATAATATACAATGATCAGTTTCTGGGGTCGTTTTTATTGCACTCTAAAAGCAAGTCAGAAGATTTAATCTACCTTAAAGATGTGTTACAGCACGTAGGTAGTCAAATTGGCGCTGTTCTAAAGCACAAGATTACTGAAGATGTATTTAATAATTTCTTTCATATATCATCGGATCTGCTGAGCATTATTGGCTTTGACGGAAACTTAAAAAAGCTCAATAAATCCTATTCAAAAATATTGGGCTATTCCGAAGAAGAACTACTCAACACTCCCTTTGAACGATTAGTGCACCCTGATGATCAAAGCATTTTTGCTGACTTTCTTGAGAAAAACATAGAGCAGCACAAGACCGTACATAAGGAACTACGCATAATAGGTAAAGACAATAAGGTTCAGTGGTTTCATTGCACCTCGCAATTTAAGAAAGAAGAGCGTGTGATATTTATGGTAGCCAAAGACATCACTGATCAAAAGAAAGTAGAGATAAATCTTAGACAAGCAAATGACAGACTGCAAACTGCCCAAAATATAGCCAAGTTAGGATATTGGAGCAGAAAACTCACCGATGACGTAGCTGAGTGGTCAGATGAAACTTATGCCATATTTGGCTACCAACCCCATGAGTTTGTACCTAATATGGAAAATATAAAGAAAACCTTCCACCCTGATGATAGGCATATGCTAGATGGTCTTCCCTCCACCGAGCATTTTTTCACAAACCGTATTATTACTAAAAACAATGAATTAAAATGGGTTAAACAACATTTTGATCTGAAAAAGGATGATCATGGCGTTCCCTATCTCATTGAAGGAACTGTGCAGGACATTACCGAACAGATGGAGCATGAAAAGCAGCTGGAGATCAGTAATGAAAGGTTTGAACTGGCTATGCAGGCTAGCAATGAGATCATTTGGGACTGGGATCATAAGACCAATGTGATTACCCGAAGCGCTAACTATGAAAATCAGTTTGGATATAAATCCAAAGAGCTTAACCACTTGGAAAACAGCTGGTTCTCATTAATTTTAGAAGGAGAAACAGAGGATGTCTGGAGCTCAATTAGTACAGCTCTGGAAAACCCTCAAGCCACTTTCTGGACCAAAGAATACAAAATACTGACTGCCACCAACGAAACTGCCTATGTGGTAGATCGTTGCCATATTTTGAGAGACGAGAATGGCAAACCAGTGAGAACCGTGGGTGCCGTGCTGGACATAACTGCCTCTAAAAAACAGCTAAGTGAGATAAGAAAACAAAATAATGCGTTAAAATCTATCGCCTGGATGCAATCTCACCGGACCCGAGCGCCATTGGCCCGTATCTTAGGCATAATGAATCTAATAGAAATGGAAACAGAGGTTCCTCCAAACATTAAAAATTTACTTGATCACATGCTCACCTCCGCTAATGATCTGGATGAGGTAATCAAGAAGATCCTGAAACAGACAGATATTTAG
- a CDS encoding SRPBCC domain-containing protein, whose translation MESLTVRVLIESTPELVWELWTGPEHIIQWCRPSDTVSVTQIKNDLKPNGKFSYTMGTNEGITIIEHSGYYGELEAPTLMTYKLDDGRTVTITFISDGNLTRITEVFELRANESAESQRAGWQRILNNFKNYVEEYIKEKSFK comes from the coding sequence ATGGAATCGCTAACTGTAAGAGTACTTATTGAATCTACCCCAGAACTCGTTTGGGAGTTATGGACTGGCCCTGAGCACATTATACAATGGTGCCGCCCTTCGGATACTGTAAGTGTTACTCAAATCAAAAATGACCTCAAACCCAATGGTAAATTTTCCTATACCATGGGAACCAATGAAGGTATTACAATCATTGAGCACAGTGGATATTATGGTGAGCTCGAAGCTCCTACCTTAATGACCTACAAATTAGATGATGGCAGAACTGTGACCATCACGTTCATCAGTGATGGTAATCTCACCAGAATTACAGAAGTATTTGAACTCCGTGCTAATGAAAGTGCTGAAAGTCAGAGAGCTGGCTGGCAAAGAATATTGAACAACTTCAAAAACTATGTAGAAGAATACATTAAAGAGAAAAGCTTTAAATAG
- a CDS encoding TlpA family protein disulfide reductase, which translates to MKIILVSALTFILQTSLFAQHAPPPDYLSTQNFPDSVLQLPLTSLAGSSTTFGEILKRHEGKDLLIDFWASWCRDCLVSVPELHELMEHHPEMDFVFISLDKEEGKWTSSIDKYELNGDNYWLHQGWKNTLTSYINLDWIPRYIIIGADGQVKLPKAIKINEPEILKALGE; encoded by the coding sequence ATGAAAATAATCCTTGTCTCTGCTTTAACTTTCATTTTACAAACTTCCTTATTTGCACAGCACGCCCCTCCCCCGGATTATCTGAGCACTCAGAATTTTCCAGATAGTGTTTTGCAATTACCTCTTACCTCTTTAGCAGGCTCATCTACAACCTTCGGTGAAATTCTAAAAAGACACGAAGGAAAGGACCTTTTAATTGATTTCTGGGCCAGCTGGTGCAGAGATTGTCTTGTGTCCGTGCCAGAACTACATGAGCTTATGGAGCATCATCCAGAAATGGACTTTGTTTTTATTTCTTTAGACAAAGAAGAGGGAAAGTGGACTTCATCTATTGATAAATATGAGTTAAACGGTGACAATTATTGGCTACATCAAGGATGGAAAAACACCTTAACCAGTTATATCAATCTGGATTGGATTCCTAGATATATTATAATTGGTGCGGACGGACAAGTAAAATTACCTAAAGCAATAAAGATTAACGAGCCTGAAATATTGAAGGCGCTTGGTGAATAA
- a CDS encoding iron chaperone, with the protein MRKMNASPKNIDEYISICPEEVQKKLQQIREKILSVVPEAEEAMKYAIPTFVYHGNLVHFVAYKNHIGFYPAPSGIRHFSKEFSDYNTSKGAVQFPIDRPVPLQLIGKVVKFRKLENEKKLKS; encoded by the coding sequence ATGCGTAAAATGAATGCTTCTCCGAAAAATATTGATGAATATATTTCGATTTGCCCTGAAGAGGTGCAGAAAAAGCTGCAGCAGATCAGAGAAAAAATATTATCGGTGGTGCCAGAGGCTGAGGAAGCCATGAAATATGCTATACCCACCTTTGTGTATCATGGCAATCTCGTTCATTTTGTTGCATACAAAAACCATATTGGCTTCTATCCTGCGCCATCGGGTATCAGGCACTTCAGCAAAGAATTCTCTGACTACAACACCAGCAAGGGAGCCGTTCAGTTTCCTATAGATCGGCCCGTGCCGCTTCAGCTTATCGGTAAGGTGGTTAAATTCAGGAAGTTAGAGAACGAGAAGAAATTAAAATCTTAG
- a CDS encoding NAD-dependent succinate-semialdehyde dehydrogenase — protein sequence MSELIIEQEVLKSVNPATGKEIKSYSLMTNEEASTAVKNCHEAFLKWKMKTPEERAEIIAAIGEKLSENKDELAKVMTEEMGKLVKHSKQEVDLCASICQWTAENGPNELKDEERELASGTRGIITYSPIGVIYGIQPWNFPAYQVIRYAIANLMAGNGVLLKHAESVTGSALMLEEIFKSAGLPDGLFKVLVIDHDQSDSIIENELVRGVTLTGSDKAGKVVAKKSAEQLKKTVLELGSNDAYLVLEDADLENAVKMCVRGRIYNNGETCVAAKRFVVVDKLYEDFKKAFVEQMKALKVGDPTVEETKIGPMARKDLRDKLHEQVQKSVEQGADVLCGGKIPEGEGFYYPATVLDNVTPGQPAYDDELFGPVASLIKADNDEDAMRIANDSRFGLGGGIFSKDVKKAVELAKHHFDTGMVFINGFGLAQPNMPFGGVKDSGYGREHGGFGMKEFVNAKAINIIQE from the coding sequence ATGTCAGAACTAATTATAGAACAGGAAGTCTTAAAATCAGTAAATCCTGCTACTGGAAAAGAAATAAAAAGTTATTCATTAATGACTAATGAAGAAGCTTCTACCGCAGTTAAGAATTGTCATGAAGCCTTTTTGAAATGGAAGATGAAAACACCGGAAGAGCGCGCAGAAATTATTGCGGCTATTGGTGAAAAACTCTCTGAAAACAAAGATGAGCTGGCAAAAGTCATGACCGAGGAAATGGGTAAGCTGGTGAAGCATAGTAAGCAAGAAGTAGATCTTTGTGCATCTATTTGCCAATGGACAGCGGAGAATGGCCCTAACGAACTTAAAGATGAGGAAAGAGAACTAGCCAGTGGAACCAGGGGTATCATAACTTATTCTCCTATTGGAGTAATTTATGGTATACAGCCATGGAATTTCCCTGCTTATCAGGTAATTAGATATGCCATTGCTAACTTGATGGCTGGAAATGGAGTTTTGCTAAAGCATGCAGAGTCCGTAACGGGGTCGGCTTTGATGCTGGAGGAAATTTTTAAATCGGCAGGTCTGCCAGATGGTTTGTTTAAAGTTCTCGTTATAGATCATGATCAGTCTGATAGTATCATAGAAAATGAGCTTGTGAGAGGTGTAACTTTAACCGGAAGTGACAAGGCAGGTAAAGTAGTAGCTAAGAAAAGCGCGGAACAACTTAAGAAAACTGTGCTAGAGTTAGGGTCTAATGATGCTTATCTAGTATTAGAAGACGCCGACCTGGAGAATGCTGTGAAAATGTGTGTAAGGGGAAGAATTTACAATAATGGTGAAACCTGCGTAGCTGCAAAGAGATTTGTGGTAGTAGATAAGTTATACGAGGACTTTAAAAAGGCTTTTGTAGAACAGATGAAAGCCCTTAAGGTGGGAGATCCAACTGTGGAAGAAACGAAAATTGGCCCAATGGCTCGTAAGGATTTAAGAGATAAACTTCATGAGCAAGTGCAGAAAAGTGTCGAGCAAGGTGCTGATGTACTTTGTGGAGGTAAGATACCTGAAGGTGAAGGCTTCTATTATCCGGCTACAGTACTGGATAATGTAACTCCTGGCCAGCCTGCTTATGATGATGAGCTTTTTGGACCTGTAGCGTCTCTGATAAAAGCTGATAATGATGAGGATGCGATGAGGATTGCCAACGATAGCCGCTTCGGTCTTGGGGGTGGAATATTCTCTAAAGATGTAAAGAAGGCTGTAGAATTGGCTAAGCACCATTTTGATACTGGAATGGTTTTTATTAATGGCTTTGGCTTAGCACAGCCTAATATGCCTTTTGGCGGTGTAAAAGATTCTGGTTATGGCAGAGAGCATGGCGGTTTTGGTATGAAGGAATTTGTGAATGCTAAGGCAATCAATATTATTCAGGAATAG